From the genome of Corallococcus macrosporus DSM 14697:
CCCGACTCCGGGACACCGACCCAGCTCGGCCGCGTGACGGGACAGGCCCTGCTCGAAGGGGCCACCGCCCACGAAGGAATCCTCCTCACGCTGGAGGGCAGCGAGCACCGCGCGCTCACCGACGCGGAGGGGCGCTTCACCCTGGAGGGCCTCCCCGCGGGTACGCACACGCTGGTGGCCCGGAAGCCGGGCTACTACGACGCGACACAGCGCGTACAGGTCCAGGCCGGCGAGACAACCACCGTCACGCTCCAGCTCAGGGCGGAGCTGGGCGCGCTGCAAGGGCTCGTCATCCGTGAGGACGAGGCCCCGGTTCCCGATGCGCGCGTCACGCTGACGGAGACGGGCGCCACCCGGACCACGGACGAACAGGGCCACGTCGACTTCGGCCCGCTCGTCCCGGGCACGTACACCGTGGTGGCCGAAAAGAACGGCCATGTCCGCACCCAGGAGACGGTCCGCGTCACGAACGTCGAACGCTCCCAGGTCACCCTCACCCTCCGGCGCGAGCGAGGCAGCGTGAGCGGCACCGCGCTGCTCGAGAGCGCCACCGCGCATGACGGCATCACCCTCACGCTGCTGGAGAGCGGCGCCACCACGACCACGGATGCGCAGGGCCACTTCGCCTTCCCCAGCGTCCCCGTGGGCACGTACACGGTGCTGGCCCGCAAGGGCCTGTATACCGAGGCCCGTCAGTCCGTGGAGGTCCGCGCGAACCTTCCAGGCCAGGTCGACCTGACGCTGAATCGGCTCCCGGCCCCGGAGCTCACGGCGCCCGCGCTGGCCGTCCAGCGCGGCCACCTGCGGCTGACGGGCGCGCACTTCGGCCCCGAGCAAGGGAGCCACACCATCACCCTTGGCGGCGTGGAGGTCGACGAGTACCTCGCCTGGTCGGACGCCGAAGTGGTGGTGCGCGTGCCCGGGAGCCTCGCGCCCGGCGTACACGCGCTGGTCATGGCCTCCGGTGTGAGCTGGCGGGCCGACGCCACCGCCTCGCTGCGCGTGCTCCGGCAGCGGACCCTGGCCTACGCCGCCAACTGGGGCATGGGCGTCCTGCCGGACAACACCGTCACCGTCTGGGGCTCGGCCGATGCGTCGAACGATGTCACGCCGGTTCCCTCGGCCATCACCGACGTCGTGAGCGTGGCCGCCGGGGCGTCGTTCGCGGTGGCCCTGCAGGCGGATGGGAGCGTCATCAAATGGGGAGGGCCCGACCCCGTCCCGGTGCCCGATGGCCTGTCGGACGTGGTGGACATCAGCGCGTATGGCACCCGCGTCCTGGCGCTCAAGCGGGATGGCACCGTCGTCACCATCGCCGGGGGCATCTCCGAGGAGACGCCGGTCCCCGCGGGCCTCCAGGACGTCATCGCGGTGTCCGCGGCGCCGTTCCACGGCATGGCGCTCAAGGCGGACGGCACCGTCGCCGTCTGGGGGCAGGACGTCTTCGACCTTCAGACGGTCCCAGCGGACTTGAATGACGTGGTGGCCATCGCCAACACGAGCAGCAGCGCGCTGGCGCTGCGGGCCAATGGCACCGCCGCCGTCTGGGGATTCGGCGCGGCGTACTACGACCTCGCGCTCACCCCGGACCTCGGCGACGTCGTGGAGATCGCGGGGGGCGAGCACCACTACATGGCGCTCCGCTCCAACGGCACCCTCCGCGTCTGGGGGAACAGCGCCCATGGCCAGACGACGCCCCCCGCGGGACTGACGAACGTCGCCGCCGTCGCGGGCCAGGCCTTCAACAAGAGCCTGGCGCTCCGGGGGGACGGCACCGTCGCGAGCTGGGGCGACGCGACGCCTTCACACCTGCCACCGCCAGGACTGGTCCTCCGCGTCCCTGCCCGGTAGCTCGAAAGCGACCCACCCCACAAACAAGTCTTTCAAGAAATACAGGTTGCGCCGGGTACCATGCGGAGGAACACTCCAGCATGCTCGCAGCCCAACGGAGAGACGAGGCGATGACGGACCCGGTTCCGCTCGACGCGCCCGACATCCAGGACGTGGTGCGGACCCGGACGCTGGGGGTGGCCTATGTGGGCACGGTGCTGGTGGTGGCGCACAACGCGCAGCACCCGGCCGCGGACGACTGGGCGCGCTACTGCGAGCTCATCGCCCGTCACCAGGGCACGGCCACCGCGCAGTTCGTCCTCGCCGAAGGGCCCGGGCCCAGCGCCACCCAGCGGCAGCAGGCGCTCAACCAGGTGCCCAAGGACTACGTCATTCCGCCCACCGCGGTGTTCACCGAGTCCTCGCTGGTGCGCGGCGTCGTGACGCTCTTCAACTGGTTCAGCCCGCGCTCCATGCGCGCCTTCGTCCCCGGCGACCTCCGGGGCGCGGCGCGGCACCTGGGCCTGGGCGAGGACCAGGTGCGGCGGCTGGTGGCAATCGGCGAGGCGGTGCGGCCGGCCGTGCCGTGAGGCGCCCCCTGGCTACGGCCGGGTGCCCTGCTGGATGCGCAGCTCCTGGATGCCCTTGAGCGTCCGGGGCGCCGTCAGCAGCACGTTCTGGTTGAGGAGCTTGCCGTCCACGGGGATGCATTGGCCCGACACGCAAGCGGTGTACGCGGGGCACGGCGACTGGCACTGGAAGGACTCGGGCGACACCTGACACGTCTCATCACAGTAGCCGGAGAGGCAGGCCTCATGCCGGATGCACGGCTGTCCGTCCGGGAGCTGGCACAGCTTCGTCGCGCCGCACTGCGAGGGCGGAGGACAGCCGGCGTTGCTGTCACAGCGCCCGTCATCGCGGCTGCACTTGCGCTCGGCGTTGCAGAAGAAGCTGGCGCAGTCGCGGTCGTTCTCACAGGCCTCCTCCGGCGCGAGGAGGCACGTGGGCGAGCCAAGCACGTCCACACACGTCAGCGCGCCCGGGCACTCCTGCGCGGCGGCGCAGTCCTTCCCCAGGGGCACCGTGCACCCCACGCCGGGCTCGCAGTGGCCGGTGATGCACTGGTCGCTCCGGGTGCAGGGCTGGCCTCGCGACGCCAGGCACACGCCGCCGTCCACCTGCGTCGCGCACGTCAGGCCCCGGCCACAATGGCCATCCGGACAGGGGGCGCCGGGCCCCGGATGCCGGGCCTTGTCCGCGGCGAGCAGGGAGGCCACCGTCCCGAGCAGGATGAACGTCCCCACCGCGATGACGGCCCGGTTCATGGAGCGCGCCTTCGCGGCGGCCGGCGCGGCCACCACCTCGGCGGTGACGACGGGCCCCAGCGCGAAGCGCGCGTCCGGCCGGTCACAGTCCTCCACGCGCAGGTGGAAGGCGAAGTGACCCGCCGGCGTCCCCGCGGGCACGCGGAGCCGCACGACGACCCGCTGCGCGCCGGCCGATGGAATGTCGCGCTCGGTGTCGCCGTCGATGAAGAACCACTCACGCCGGGCCCCGGCTTCGGGAATCACCGCGAGACGCGCGCGCACGGGCGCGTCCGACGCGTTGATGACGTGGAAGACGGCCTCCCCCGTCCCTTTCCGGGACAGGCGAAGGGTGTCCGAGACCGCGGAGACATCGAAGACGCGAGACATCAACCTGCTCTCTTGGAGGACCGCGCGGCAATGAGCGCGGCAGGCCCGGTGGTTCCCCCATCACCAGGCCCGCCGCGAAAGGCTGTCCGTTCCTTCATCCGCCTCGGCGTCGCGTCTCCGCTCCCGCGGGCGAGCCGTCCCTGGCGCCAGCTCCCGCGACGTCGGCCACGGACGCGGCCGCGAAGCGCCTCCGCGTCGCGGGAATCAGCGCGTAGGCCGTGACCAGGTCGGGCCCCAGGCCCCAGGCCTCGAGCGCGGCATCAAGGGTCGTCTCCTGCCCCGCGCCGCGCACCCCGATGATGGACGCCGCGGGCCCCACGCTCCAGGCCTCGGGGACACCGGAGATGGCCACCGCGGGCGCCTCGCCGCGCGCGGCGGCGCTGGAGACGGACGCCTTCAGCCTCGCGCTCCACGCCTCGGGGAAGGGCGCGTCGGGCCCCAGGCCCCACTCGTCAATCCAGGACGTCTCCAGCGTGTCGCGAGCCCGCGGCGGCGCGGCGGGCCTCGGGGACGCCGGGACGCTCGCGTCGCCGCGCGGCGCCTCGGAGGTGACAGACGACAGGTGGCGTTGCGGCACGTCACTCCTCCTTCAATGGCAGGCGGATGAGCAGCGGCTGGGGCTCGGCGGCGAGCACCTCCTGCCCCAGCTCGAGCAGCTCCCCCCTGGCGCGCACTTCCAGCCGCCCCAGCGTGGCCACGGGGGGCACGCGGGGGAACCGGAAGCAGCCCTTGGCGTCCGTGCGCGTGGTGAGCTTCAACGTCGGCAGCTCCACCAGCGCGCCGGGAATCGGCACGTCCCCCGGCCCGACGACACAGCCCAGCAGCGCTTCGGCGGGGGTGGGCGTTGGCTGGGGCGCGGCGGGAAAGAGCACCCGGTGGATGACCGGCATGGCGCGCTCCCGCCGCACCGGCACGCGCAGGCGGAAGCAGGGCCGCGGCGCGGTCCTCAGCCCGGCCCACACCGTGGTGGGCACCGGCGTGAGCTCCACCTCGAAGTCCGCCTCCTCCATGGCCGCGAAGACGAGCTCCCCCAGGAGCCGGTGCGCCCGCTCCGGAGACTCCGCCCCCGCGGTGATGAGGTAGCAGACCGAAATCTGCAGCGGCGCGCGCCCCGCCCCACCGCTCCGGAGCGGGGGCGCGGGCCCCAGCTCCAGCAGGTACAGACAGACGCCTCGCTCGAGCGATTCGCGGTCCGGCACGCCCAGGAACACCGGGACATCGCCAGCAATGCGGCCCACCCACGCCTTCAATCGTTGATCGACTTCGTCGATCATCCGGACCCCCCGTCCTGGGCCGGTCGACCCGGGCCACCCGCAGCCCCGGTGCTTTCCGGGCTTGCAACGTGTCATCGGCCTCCGGGTGCAGGTATTGACCGGCGGGGTGGCGGGACGTCCGGCCTTCAACACCGGTGCGCCGCGCGCCCACACACCGGGTCCGGAGCAGGGCCACACAGCGCGTCAACGGCCTCTCAACCCCTGGAAACCTCAGGGGAAAAGAAGGTGCACAACTCGTGAACGACCGTGGCGGATAATTCCATGACGCGCCACCCCCACGCGCACCGGGATTCCTCCACCATGGCCACGAAAGTCAGCGACAGCCCGCGTCCCCTCCCCTCGATTCCCTCGCGCGCCGCCGTGGCGAAGGAGGCCCGGACCGCCGAGGCCCCGGCGAAGCCCACGGGCGCGCCCGCTGGCTGGAACGCGGACCGCTTCGAAGCAGCGGCCCAGGCGCCCCGGCCGCTCGTGTGCACCGTGCCCACGCCGCCGCCCTCCGCGCCGGTGGAGCCGGAGCCCGAGGTGGACACCGTGGCGGTGGACTCGGACCCGATGACGCACATCGCGTACCTGGCCTCGGATGAGCTGGAGGGCCGTGACAGCCCGTCAGCGGGGCTGGATGCCGCGTCCCGGTACGTGCAGCAGCACGTGCAGAAGTACGGCCTCGTGGGCCCCAACACGAGCAACCCGGACAACCCCTTCGAGCAGCGCTTCGACGTGTACTCGTTCGCGGGCAGGCCGGGCGTGCGCGGCGAGCCGGAGGGCCACGTCCACACGCCGGACACCTACGGGCACGCGCCGTTCGAAAGCGGCTTCTACCTCGAGGACGCCATGCCCCGGGAGACGCTCGCGCTGCTCAACCAGAAGTACGAGCAGGCGATGAACGCGCGGGGCCTGCCCCTGGCGCCGCCGCGCGAGGGGGCGCAGCGGAGCGTGGAGGAGCTGCGCCAGCTCGCCTCCGCGTCCGGTCAGGCCGTCAACACCATGGCCCTGCTGGAGGGCTCGGGGCCGAACAAGGACGAGGTCATCGTGGTGATGGCCCACCTGGACCACGACGGCGTGGACCGGCGCGGCAACGTGCTCAACGGCGCGGACGACAACGCCTCCGGCAGCGCGGTGCTGATGGCGGCGGTGCCGGAGCTGGCGGAGGCGGCGAAGCGCGGCGAACTGGACCGCTCCGTGCTCTTCCTGTGGACGGGCGCCGAGGAGAAGGGCCTGGTGGGCTCGCAGTACTTCGTGGACCACCCGATTCCGGGCCTGGGCACGGAGGAGATTGCCGGCGTCATCAACGTGGACATGGTGGGCCGCTGGGATGACCAGCGCCTGTCCGTGGTGGACACCAACTCCCGGGGGCAGCCCAACTACTTCCGGGAGGTGCTGGCGCAGGCGAACGCGCAGCTCGACGACCCGTTCGACCGCATCAACCAGGACATCAACGTGTTCCGCGACCGCCAGGACGGCGCCTCCTTCGGGCGCAAGGGCGAGGACGTCCTCTTCATGTTCGAGGGCCTGTCCAACCCCAACGGCGGCGGCGACCTCATCCCCGAGTATCACCGGGCCGACGACGACATCGACCTCATCCTCCGCGACAACGGCGGCGAGAAGCCGCGCCGCATCAAGGATTTGATGGTCAACGTCATCGAGCTCGCCGCCAATCGGACGGCGGAGCCCTGAATTACCGGCGGCCCCTGGCCGCCAATGTCGGATACCAGCGCGGAAGCGGCGGTTTCCCGCCGTCATTTTCCCCGACGCCGCTTCTTTTTCCGCCCGGTCGCGCGAATGATGGCCACCGGGCCGGAACACGCTGGAACACGACATGACGATGGCGACATCCTCGACGAGACGACGAAGGACCCTCCGCCTGGGGCGGCACGGCGCGGCGCTCACGTGCGCCCTGGGGCTGGGGGCCGCGACGCCGGCCCTGGCCGACAGTTCGGACACCCCACACCGCTTCGGGCTGATGCTGGACGCGGGCGCGCCACACGGCGTGGGCCTCTCCGCGGTGCTGCGGCCGCTGCCGTGGCTGCGCCTGCAGGCGGGCCCCACCACCAACACGCTCAGCTTCGGCTTGCGCGGGGGCGTGAGCATCCTGCCGATGCAGTCCTTCATCGCGCCGTCCTTCAACGTGGAGGCGGGGCACTACTTCGGCTCGGACTACAACGAGGTGGTGGACTGGCTGGGCGCCAGCCCCAGCCGCGCCAGCGAGGCCATCCGTGACGTGACGTACAACTACGTCACCGGCACCGTGGGCCTGGAGGTGGGCTCGGCCAGCCGCTTCAACTTCTTCCTGCACCTGGGCCTCAGCTACGTGGACCTGGGCGTGGATGACGCGAGCGCCCTGCTCCAGGACGCCACGGACGACCCGGACGTCACGGCGAGGAACCTGTCCGTGCGCGCCACCATGCCCTCCGTGAAGCTGGGCTTCATCCTCTACTTCTTCTGAGCCGGGAGCCTTCCAACCATGCGAACGACTTCCTTCCGCACCCTGCTGCTCTCCGGCCTCGCGCTGCTCACCACCGGCTGCGAGTCCCTCTTCTTCATCGAGGCCGAGGCCGAGGAGATCTGCAAGACGGAGCGCGACCTGTCCTTCCCCGCCGCGCTGCCGCTCACCGTCAACGTGGAGCGCAGCTTCACCTTCCCGCTGGGCGACATCGCCGACCCGCTGCCCGAGGAGACGGACGTGGA
Proteins encoded in this window:
- a CDS encoding carboxypeptidase-like regulatory domain-containing protein, giving the protein MIDEVDQRLKAWVGRIAGDVPVFLGVPDRESLERGVCLYLLELGPAPPLRSGGAGRAPLQISVCYLITAGAESPERAHRLLGELVFAAMEEADFEVELTPVPTTVWAGLRTAPRPCFRLRVPVRRERAMPVIHRVLFPAAPQPTPTPAEALLGCVVGPGDVPIPGALVELPTLKLTTRTDAKGCFRFPRVPPVATLGRLEVRARGELLELGQEVLAAEPQPLLIRLPLKEE
- a CDS encoding M28 family metallopeptidase, giving the protein MATKVSDSPRPLPSIPSRAAVAKEARTAEAPAKPTGAPAGWNADRFEAAAQAPRPLVCTVPTPPPSAPVEPEPEVDTVAVDSDPMTHIAYLASDELEGRDSPSAGLDAASRYVQQHVQKYGLVGPNTSNPDNPFEQRFDVYSFAGRPGVRGEPEGHVHTPDTYGHAPFESGFYLEDAMPRETLALLNQKYEQAMNARGLPLAPPREGAQRSVEELRQLASASGQAVNTMALLEGSGPNKDEVIVVMAHLDHDGVDRRGNVLNGADDNASGSAVLMAAVPELAEAAKRGELDRSVLFLWTGAEEKGLVGSQYFVDHPIPGLGTEEIAGVINVDMVGRWDDQRLSVVDTNSRGQPNYFREVLAQANAQLDDPFDRINQDINVFRDRQDGASFGRKGEDVLFMFEGLSNPNGGGDLIPEYHRADDDIDLILRDNGGEKPRRIKDLMVNVIELAANRTAEP
- a CDS encoding carboxypeptidase regulatory-like domain-containing protein; the encoded protein is MRLARTSWLWALLLALSACTSDSPPSTPDSGTPTQLGRVTGQALLEGATAHEGILLTLEGSEHRALTDAEGRFTLEGLPAGTHTLVARKPGYYDATQRVQVQAGETTTVTLQLRAELGALQGLVIREDEAPVPDARVTLTETGATRTTDEQGHVDFGPLVPGTYTVVAEKNGHVRTQETVRVTNVERSQVTLTLRRERGSVSGTALLESATAHDGITLTLLESGATTTTDAQGHFAFPSVPVGTYTVLARKGLYTEARQSVEVRANLPGQVDLTLNRLPAPELTAPALAVQRGHLRLTGAHFGPEQGSHTITLGGVEVDEYLAWSDAEVVVRVPGSLAPGVHALVMASGVSWRADATASLRVLRQRTLAYAANWGMGVLPDNTVTVWGSADASNDVTPVPSAITDVVSVAAGASFAVALQADGSVIKWGGPDPVPVPDGLSDVVDISAYGTRVLALKRDGTVVTIAGGISEETPVPAGLQDVIAVSAAPFHGMALKADGTVAVWGQDVFDLQTVPADLNDVVAIANTSSSALALRANGTAAVWGFGAAYYDLALTPDLGDVVEIAGGEHHYMALRSNGTLRVWGNSAHGQTTPPAGLTNVAAVAGQAFNKSLALRGDGTVASWGDATPSHLPPPGLVLRVPAR
- a CDS encoding STAS/SEC14 domain-containing protein; this encodes MLAAQRRDEAMTDPVPLDAPDIQDVVRTRTLGVAYVGTVLVVAHNAQHPAADDWARYCELIARHQGTATAQFVLAEGPGPSATQRQQALNQVPKDYVIPPTAVFTESSLVRGVVTLFNWFSPRSMRAFVPGDLRGAARHLGLGEDQVRRLVAIGEAVRPAVP